DNA sequence from the Lysinibacillus sp. OF-1 genome:
GGAAAGAACACAACAGCAGGAAGCTATTCAATTTTTACACGGGAACTGTGAAAATTTAGCGTTTCTAGCAGATGAGCAATTTGATGGTATTGTGTCAAATATGGTTCTTCAAGATTTAGAGGACTACAAGGCTGCATTGCATGAAATGTATCGTCTTTTGAAACCTAATAGCATTTTTATTTTTTCAATTCTGCATCCATGTTTTGTGACACCAAATAGTGGATGGATAAGACATGAGCAGCTAGATCAACAGTATTGGAAAATCCAGCGTTATTTTTATGAAGGGGTTTACCAACAACTAGATGCTGACCCCTCAATTGTGCTGTATCACCGTACATTAACAAGCTATGTGCAAGCCATTATTCAAAGTGGCTTTACCATTGAAGCTATTGTAGAGCCAAAGCCATCACAAGACATGCTAGAGAAGTATCCTCAATTTGAGGAAGATTTGCATTGTGCAGATTTTATCGTCTTTAAACTTAGAAAATAAAGGAGAGTGAATCCATGCGTTTATTTCATGTCAGTGAGAACCCTACTATTACGATGTTTCATCCTCGACTACCTGAGCGAGCAGATTTAGATGCAACCAAAGGGCTTGTATGGGCCATCAATGAGAGATGCTTGCCAAATTATTTAACGCCGAGAGATTGTCCTCGTGTTTGCTTTCATGCAGGGGTACAAACAACAGAGCAAGATAGAGGGCATTATTTAGCACAAGCTTCTCATGTAGTGGTCATTGAAAACAAATGGTTTGAAGTATTGAAGAATACGAGACTTTACCTATATGAGTTTGATAGTAATGGATTCACATTACTGGATGATAATGCAGGTTATTATACAAGTGAATTAATACAAATGCCCATTAATGTCTCTGAGGTTAACGATATAGCTAAAGCATTATTGGAACGGAGTGTTGAATTGCGAATAGTGGATCGCTTGTGGGATATCCATGACGAAATCCAGTATACAAGCTTAAATTGGTCGATGTGCAGGATGCGCTTTGCACAGCCAAGACACTAAAGAACAAGCCTCGTCATGCTGCTAGTGCATGGACGAGGCTTGTTTGTCTATTAATTAGATAAAGGTATACAGCTAATTACGAGAAGCAGGGTGATATTCATTGAACCCTACCATCTATTCTTTGGTGGAAGAGCCAGATGGAAAGCATGTATTAGATGCAGGATGTGGAGAAAGATATTTAAAGTACTACTCTAACAAATTTTCAATCTCGTCTTCCAGTACGATCAAA
Encoded proteins:
- a CDS encoding DUF6886 family protein, producing the protein MRLFHVSENPTITMFHPRLPERADLDATKGLVWAINERCLPNYLTPRDCPRVCFHAGVQTTEQDRGHYLAQASHVVVIENKWFEVLKNTRLYLYEFDSNGFTLLDDNAGYYTSELIQMPINVSEVNDIAKALLERSVELRIVDRLWDIHDEIQYTSLNWSMCRMRFAQPRH
- a CDS encoding class I SAM-dependent methyltransferase, producing the protein MNTEQAIQRWNQYAERYTATYDEQGDNHRVVLLNPTIFSLLEGLDGKHVLDAGCGEGYLSRLLAKKGASVTAVDFSQKMLDIAMERTQQQEAIQFLHGNCENLAFLADEQFDGIVSNMVLQDLEDYKAALHEMYRLLKPNSIFIFSILHPCFVTPNSGWIRHEQLDQQYWKIQRYFYEGVYQQLDADPSIVLYHRTLTSYVQAIIQSGFTIEAIVEPKPSQDMLEKYPQFEEDLHCADFIVFKLRK